A window of Microbispora hainanensis genomic DNA:
CTCGGTGGTCTCGTCCACCGAGAGGGTCGTCTGGGAGAGCCAGACCACCTTCTCCGGGTCGCGTACGGACACGCTCTCGACGCCGTCGAGCCCGTCGACGAGCTGGACGTGCTCGGGCGCCTCGCCGGCGGTGCCCTCGACCTCCTCGTGCCCCTCGTGCCCGATGAGCAGGATGTCGTAGTCCTTGGCCGCGAACCTCTTGGCCTCGTTGTGCACCTTGGTCACCAGAGGGCACGTCGCGTCGATGGTCCGCAGCCGGCGGCTCGCGGCCTCCTCGTGCACGGCGGGCGCGACGCCGTGGGCGGAGAAGACGACGATGGCCCCCTCGGGGACCTCCTCGGTCTCCTCCACGAAGACGGCGCCGCGCTTCTCCAGCGTCTTCACGACGTGGGTGTTGTGCACGATCTGCTTGCGTACGTAGATGGGCGCGCCATACTGCTCCAGCGCCCGCTCGACCGCTTGCACCGCTCGGTCGACGCCCGCGCAGTAACCGCGGGGCTTGGCGACCAGGACACGGCGGGTCGCTGAGGTCTGCACGTCCATGTTCCTATGCTATGTGGAACGCGAGCCACCTCTTGACCCTGGTCTTGCAAGACTGGGTGTACCAGATACGCATCTCCCCGGGAGCCGAAATGTCCGTCCTTAGAGCAATAACGACCGTTCTTCAGACCGCTCTGAATGGGGTCGGACAGGCGTTGCTGGCCGGCGACAAGATCAAGTCCACTCTCAAGGAGCGCTTCGCCGGTGGCGAGGCGCAGGACGGCGAGCGCCGCGAGACCGCAGAGACGCCCGAGGGGGCACGCGCCGAGGCAGCGCGAAACGGAGCAGTAAGGACCGAGGAGAGCACCGAGCAGGCCGCCGGGGAACGGCCCGCGCGCCGGGAGCCCGTCATCTTCGCGCCCCGCCCGAGCAAGACCGAGAAGGCCGAGAAGACCGAAAAGGTTGCGGAGGCCGAGAAGGCCGAGGCCGGCAAGACCGACGCGGTGACGGCCGAGGCACCGGCCACACCGGCCAGGGAGACGGCCCCCGCCCAGGCATCTGCCGCAGGGAGCGCCCCCACTGAGGCTCCTGCCGGGGCTCCTGCCGCGGAGACCGCCCCTGCCGAGGCACCTGCCGGGGCTCCTGCCGAGACGCCGGTCGCGGAGACCGCCCCCGTCGAGGCACCTGCCGGGACCCCTGCCACGGACGCCGCCCCTGCCGAGTCTCCCGCTGCGGCGTCCGCTGCGACCGAGGCGGCGCCCGCCGAGACGCAGGCCGCCACGACCACCCCTGCCCAGGCGCCGGTCGCGGAGAGCGCCCCCGTCGAGGCACCCGCCGCTACCGGGGCACCTGCCGCCGAGACCACCCAGGCTGTTGAGGCCGGGGAGGCCGGGGAGGCCGGGGAGGCCGTCAAGCCTGCAGAGCCCGTCGCGACCGAGCCGGAGGCCGAGGCCGCCCCGGCCGCGCCCGCCGCGCCGAAGAAGCCGCGCACTCGTCGCAAGGCCGCCGCCGAAACGGCGGAAACCCCCGCAACCGCCGAAACCACTGAGGCCACCGCGACCTCGGCGACGGCGGGAACCCAGGAGGAGGCCGCGCCCGCCGCCGCTGCCGCCCCGAAGAAGCCGCGCACCCGCCGCAAGGCCACCGCCGCCGAAACCCCCGAAGCCACCGGAGCCGCAGAGGCCGCCGAGAGCAGCGCCGAGAGCGGCACCAAGAGCGCCAAGAGCGCGGCCGCCGCGCCGAAGGCCACCAGGACGCGCAAGAAGCCCGCCGCCGCAGCGGCCGAGCCGGCTGCGCAGCCCGCGCAGTCCACCGAGCAGCCCGCGCAGCCCGTGGAGCAGCCGGCGGCAGTGAAGACGACCGTCGAGACGACCGCCGAGGCGGCGGAGCCGCTGCCGGGCTACGCGAACCTCTCCGTGGCGTCGCTGCGGGCCCGGATGCGCGGCAGGTCGGCCGAGCAGGTGCAGGCGCTGCTGGACTACGAGCAGGCGCACCTGAACCGCCCCGAGGTGGTCCGGATGTTCCAGAACCGGCTGGCCAAGCTCCAGTCCGAGTCCTGATCCCGGACCGCGCCCGCCCGGCCCCACACCCGGGCGGGCTCATGCGCGGCTCTATGCGCATGGCCTTATGGCGAGCGCCCTCCAGTACCCGCCCGACCGGCCCACGCCCCCGGCCCATGCCCGGACGGTCCACGCCGTACGGCGCCATCCGCCGGTCGCCCGGGAAATGTCGGCGGGTGCGGCTAGCCTGCAGGTGCGAGCCGGTCCAGGCGAGGAGGGCACTTGAGCGCGAAGACGTCTCCTGAGGCGCCGCTGCCGATCAGGTCGGTGCTGCAGATGGTCGCCCAGTGGATCGGCAAGCTGGGCACCGTCTGGGTCGAAGGGCAGATCACCGAGCTGACCGCCCGGGGCGGCACCGTCTTCATGACGCTGCGCGATCCCGTGGCCAACGTCTCGGCGCGGATCACCTGCGCCCGGGGCGTGTACGAGGCCAGCGTGCCGCGTCCCGTCGACGGCGCACGCGTCGTGATGCACGTCAAGCCGGACTTCTGGGTCAACAAGGGCTCGTTCGCGTTCACGGCCCTGGAGATCCGCCCGGTCGGCATCGGCGAGCTGCTGGCCCGGCTCGAACGGCTCCGCCAGGTGCTGGCGGGCGAGGGCCTGTTCAACGTCGACAGGAAGAGGCGGCTGCCGTTCCTGCCGGGCACCGTCGGGCTCATCTGCGGGCGCGACTCGGCCGCCGAGCGTGACGTGCTGGAGAACGCCCGCCGCCGCTGGCCCGCCGTCCGGTTCAAGGTCGAGCAGGTCGCCGTCCAGGGGTCGTACGCCGTGGGCGAGGTGACCGAGGCGCTGCGCAGGCTCGACGCCGACCACGAGGTCGATGTGATCATCATCGCCAGAGGCGGCGGCTCCCTGGAAGACCTGCTGCCGTTCTCCGACGAGTCGCTGGTGCGGGCCGTCGCGGCCTGCCGTACGCCGGTGGTGAGCGCGATCGGACACGAGCAGGACAGCCCGCTGCTCGATCTGGTCGCCGACGTGCGCGCCTCGACCCCGACGGACGCGGCCAAGAAGGTCGTGCCCGACGTGGGCGAGCAGCTCACGCTCGTCCACCAGCTCAGAGACCGGGGCCGCCGGGTGCTGCGGGGCTGGGTCGAGCGCGAGATCTCCTGGCTCGAGTCCGTGCGGTCGCGGCCGTCGCTCGCCGATCCCGTCCGCGAGCTCGACCGGCGTGCCGAGCAGGTCGACGCGCTGCGCGAGCGGTCACGGCGCTGCCTTTCCTCGTCCCTGGACCGCTCGGCCGACTCGCTGGAACATCTCAGGGCCAGGCTGGTGGCTCTGTCCCCCGCCGCCACTCTGGAACGGGGTTATGCCATCGCGCAGCGTCCTTCCGGAGAGGTCGTCCGCCTGGCCTCGGACGTGAAGCCCGGCGACGAGCTCACGATCCGCTTCTCGGACGACCGGGTGACGGTGACCGCCCAGGACGCGTGATCCGGGGACGCGCAGCCGGAGCCCCGGGCGCTCGGGCCGGATCGCGCCAGGTCGGGCCGGATCGGGCCGGATCGGGCCGGATCGCGTCAGGTCGGGCCATCAGGCCAGGTCTCGTCAGA
This region includes:
- a CDS encoding 4-hydroxy-3-methylbut-2-enyl diphosphate reductase → MDVQTSATRRVLVAKPRGYCAGVDRAVQAVERALEQYGAPIYVRKQIVHNTHVVKTLEKRGAVFVEETEEVPEGAIVVFSAHGVAPAVHEEAASRRLRTIDATCPLVTKVHNEAKRFAAKDYDILLIGHEGHEEVEGTAGEAPEHVQLVDGLDGVESVSVRDPEKVVWLSQTTLSVDETTETVARLRTRFPNLIDPPSDDICYATSNRQTAVKQIAAESDLVIVVGSANSSNSKRLVEVAKDYGAAASYLVDDASFVRDEWLEGVRTVGLTSGASVPEDLVQGVLAKLADHGFTDVEEVESVQESMRFALPHELRRDLRAV
- the xseA gene encoding exodeoxyribonuclease VII large subunit encodes the protein MSAKTSPEAPLPIRSVLQMVAQWIGKLGTVWVEGQITELTARGGTVFMTLRDPVANVSARITCARGVYEASVPRPVDGARVVMHVKPDFWVNKGSFAFTALEIRPVGIGELLARLERLRQVLAGEGLFNVDRKRRLPFLPGTVGLICGRDSAAERDVLENARRRWPAVRFKVEQVAVQGSYAVGEVTEALRRLDADHEVDVIIIARGGGSLEDLLPFSDESLVRAVAACRTPVVSAIGHEQDSPLLDLVADVRASTPTDAAKKVVPDVGEQLTLVHQLRDRGRRVLRGWVEREISWLESVRSRPSLADPVRELDRRAEQVDALRERSRRCLSSSLDRSADSLEHLRARLVALSPAATLERGYAIAQRPSGEVVRLASDVKPGDELTIRFSDDRVTVTAQDA